In Candidatus Hydrogenedentota bacterium, the DNA window TTGACCTTGACCTTTTCCTTGACCAGCTTCGCAGTCGCCTCGAAAATGGCGCGCGCCTGCATCTCGGTGATCTCCGGGTACGCGATGCCCAGGCGGCAGCCGCGGTGCCCCAGCATCGGGTTCAGCTCGTGGAGCTGCTTGATGCGCGCGTTGATCTGGTCCACGGCGATCCCCGTCTTCTTGGACAGCTCGGCAATCTGCGTCGCGTCCAGCCCGCCGACGAACTCGTGCAGGGGCGGGTCAAGCAGACGGATGGTCACCGGGCGGCCGTTCATCGCCTTGAACAGGCCGTAGAAGTCGTCCCGCTGGAACGGCAGCAGCGCCATCACCGCCTTGCGGCGCGCCTCCTCGTTCTCCGCCAGAATCATCTCGCGCATGTGGATGATGCGCTTCGGGTCGAAGAACATGTGCTCCGTGCGGCACAGGCCGATGCCCTCGGCGCCGAAGGCCACCGCCTGCTGCGCGTCCGCCGGGGAGTCGGCGTTCGTGCGCACGTTGATCTGGCGGACCTCGTCGGCCCACTTCATGATCTTCTTGTAGAAGGGGTTCAGCTCGGGCTGCGCCGGAAGCACCGGCACCTGGTCCGCGTAGACCTTGCCCTGGCTGCCGTTCATCGAAATCCAGTCGCCCTCTTTCACCACGACGCCGCCGACGGTCATCTGCTTCTTGGCGACCTCGATGTTCAGCGCGCCGCAGCCAACGATGCAGCACTTGCCCCAGCCGCGCGCGACCAGCGCCGCGTGCGAGGTCATGCCGCCCTTCGCCGTCAGGATGGCCTCGGCCACATGCATCCCGTGCACGTCCTCGGGCGAGGTCTCGTTGCGGACCAGAATGACCTTCTTGCCCTTCTTCGCCCACTCCGCCGCGTCGTCCGCGGTGAAGACCACCTGGCCCACGCTGCCGCCGGGACCCGCGGGCAGGCCCTTCGCCAGCACCTTCGCGACCTTTTCGGCCTTCGGATCAAGCATCGGGAGGAGCAGTTCCGTCAACTGGATGGGGGCGACGCGCATGATCGCCTCATCCTTCGGAATCAGCTTGCTCTCGGCCATCTCCACCGCCATGCGCACCGCCGCCATGCCCGTGCGCTTGCCCACGCGGCACTGGAGCATCCAGAGAACGCCCTCTTCAATGGTGAACTCGATGTCCATCATGTCCTTGTAGTGCTTCTCCAGCTTTGTGCGGATGCCGTCAAGCTGCTTGTAAATCTTCGGGCTCGCCTCCTCAAGGGACGTCAGGTGCGCGCTCTGCTCGCCCTTCGTCGCGATGTTGATCGGGCTGGGCGTGCGCGTGCCGGCCACCACGTCCTCGCCCTGCGCGTTCACCAGCCACTCGCCGTAGAACAGGTTCTCGCCCGTCGCCGCGTTCCGCGTGAACGCCACGCCCGTCGCGCTGGTGTCGCCCGTGTTGCCGAACACCATCGCCTGCACGTTCACGGCCGTGCCCCAGTTGTCCGGGATGCGCTCGATGCGGCGGTAGGAGATGGCCCGCTTGCCGTTCCAGGACTGGAACACGGCCTTGATGCCGCCCCAAAGCTGCGCCTGCGCATTGTCCGGGAACTCCTTCCCGAGGCACTTCTTCACGATCTTCTTGAAGTCCTCCGCGAGGCTCTTCAGGTCACCGTCCGTGAGCTGCGTGTCGTCCGTGTAGCCCTTGGCGGACTTCATCGCCTCCATCGCGTGCTCCATCTGCATCCGCACGCCCTTCCCCTCGGCCGGCTCGATGCCCGCGGCCTTCTCCATCACCACATCCGCGTACATCATAATCAGGCGACGGTAGGAGTCGTACACGAAACGGGCGTTGCCCGTCTTCGCGATCAGGCCCGGGATGGTCTC includes these proteins:
- a CDS encoding pyruvate, phosphate dikinase; this encodes KSLEDEVAKAMAKTEKVMGKKFGDPKNPLLISVRSGARRSMPGMMDTVLNVGLTSETIPGLIAKTGNARFVYDSYRRLIMMYADVVMEKAAGIEPAEGKGVRMQMEHAMEAMKSAKGYTDDTQLTDGDLKSLAEDFKKIVKKCLGKEFPDNAQAQLWGGIKAVFQSWNGKRAISYRRIERIPDNWGTAVNVQAMVFGNTGDTSATGVAFTRNAATGENLFYGEWLVNAQGEDVVAGTRTPSPINIATKGEQSAHLTSLEEASPKIYKQLDGIRTKLEKHYKDMMDIEFTIEEGVLWMLQCRVGKRTGMAAVRMAVEMAESKLIPKDEAIMRVAPIQLTELLLPMLDPKAEKVAKVLAKGLPAGPGGSVGQVVFTADDAAEWAKKGKKVILVRNETSPEDVHGMHVAEAILTAKGGMTSHAALVARGWGKCCIVGCGALNIEVAKKQMTVGGVVVKEGDWISMNGSQGKVYADQVPVLPAQPELNPFYKKIMKWADEVRQINVRTNADSPADAQQAVAFGAEGIGLCRTEHMFFDPKRIIHMREMILAENEEARRKAVMALLPFQRDDFYGLFKAMNGRPVTIRLLDPPLHEFVGGLDATQIAELSKKTGIAVDQINARIKQLHELNPMLGHRGCRLGIAYPEITEMQARAIFEATAKLVKEKVKVNPEVMVPLIGTKAEMDNQAALIHAVAEQVKKEQKVKFAYMVGTMIEIPRAALTANKIAETAEFFSFGTNDLTQMGFGYSRDDVGGFLPYYLDKKILPEDPFEVLDQEGIGQLVAMAVERGRATRPELKCGICGEHGGEPASVKFCHRVGLNYVSCSPFRVPIARFAAAQAALETPRKCDKKSCKKADKKVAKKK